A region of the Pseudomonas silesiensis genome:
GGCACCGGCAACTTCATCCTCACCGAAATGCGTGAGAAGGGTCGCACCTTCGAAGACGTACTCGCCGAGGCGCAAGCCCTGGGTTACGCCGAAGCGGATCCGACCTTCGACGTCGAAGGCATCGATGCAGCCCACAAGCTGACGATCCTGGCGTCCATTGCGTTCGGTATTCCGCTGCAATTCGACAAGGCTTACACCGAAGGCATCACCAGACTGACCACCGCTGACGTGAATTACGCCGAAGCGCTAGGCTATCGCATCAAGCACCTGGGCGTGGCGCGCAGCACCGCGGCCGGCATCGAGTTGCGTGTGCATCCGACGCTGATCCCGGCCGATCGCCTGCTCGCCAACGTCAACGGCGTGATGAACGCGGTGATGGTCAACGGTGACGCCGCCGGTTCGACCCTGTTCTACGGCGCGGGCGCCGGCATGGAGCCGACCGCTTCGTCGGTGATCGCGGACCTGGTGGACGTGGTTCGCGCCATGACCTCCGACCCGGAAAACCGCGTGCCGCACCTGGCTTTCCAGCCGGATTCGCTGTCGGCGCACCCGATCCTGCCGATCGAAGCCTGCAAGAGTGCCTACTACCTGCGTATCCAGGCCAAGGATCATCCTGGCGTGCTGGCCCAGGTGGCGAGCATCCTCTCGGAACGTGGCATCAACATCGAATCGATCATGCAGAAGGAAGTCGAAGAACACGACGGCCTGGTGCCAATGATCATGCTGACGCACCGTGTGCTGGAACAGCACATGAACGACGCGATCACCGCCCTGGAGACCTTGGAAGGCGTGGTCGGCCCGGTCGTACGGATCCGCGTCGAGCACCTGAACTAAGCCGTTATCGTTCACCGGGCCCGCACGCGGGCCCGGCATTGCGAACACTGTCTATTGGAGCCAGTCATGCGTTATATCAGTACCCGCGGCCAGGCACCGGCCCTGAATTTCGAAGATGTCCTGCTGGCCGGTCTCGCCACCGACGGCGGTCTGTACGTCCCGGAAAACCTGCCACGTTTCACCCAGGAAGAAATCGCTTCCTGGGCCGGCCTGCCGTATCACGAGCTGGCCTTCCGGGTGATGCGCCCATTCGTGGCGGGCAGCATTCCAGATGCCGATTTCAAAAAGATCCTTGAAGAAACATACGGTGTGTTCTCCCACAGCGCCGTAGCGCCACTGCGCCAGCTGAACGGCAACGAATGGGTGTTGGAGCTGTTCCACGGCCCGACCCTGGCGTTCAAGGACTTCGCCCTGCAACTGCTCGGTCGTCTGCTGGACTACGTGCTGGAAAAACGCGGCGAGCGCGTGGTGATCGTCGGGGCCACCTCCGGTGACACCGGTTCGGCCGCCATCGAAGGCTGCAAGCACTGCGAAAACGTCGACATCTTCATCCTGCACCCGCACAACCGCGTGTCCGAAGTGCAACGCCGCCAGATGACCACCATTTTTGGTGAGAACATCCACAACATCGCCATCGAAGGCAACTTCGATGACTGCCAGGAAATGGTCAAGGCCAGCTTCGCCGACCAGAGCTTCCTCAAAGGCACGCGCCTGGTGGCGGTGAACTCGATCAACTGGGCGCGGATCATGGCCCAGATCGTCTATTACTTCCACGCAGCCCTGCAGTTGGGCGGCCCGGCACGCTCGGTATCGTTCTCGGTACCCACCGGCAACTTCGGCGATATCTTCGCCGGTTACCTGGCCCGCAACATGGGCCTGCCGATCAACCAGTTGATCGTCGCCACCAACCGCAACGACATCCTGCACCGCTTCATGAGCGGCAATCAGTACGTCAAGGAGACCCTGCACGCCACGCTGTCGCCGTCCATGGACATCATGGTGTCGTCGAACTTCGAACGTCTGCTGTTCGACCTGCACGGTCGCAACGGTGCGGCGATTGCCGGCCTGATGGACAACTTCAAGCAAGGTGGCGGTTTCAGCGTCGAACAGGAACGCTGGACCGAGGCCCGCAAGCTGTTCGACTCCCTGGCCGTGGACGACGCACAAACCTGCGAAACCATCGCTGAAGTCTACGAACAGACGGGTGAACTGCTGGATCCGCACACGGCCATTGGCGTCAAGGCCGCACGCGAATGCCGTCGCAGCCTGGATATTCCGATGGTCATCCTGGGCACGGCCCACCCGGTCAAGTTCCCGGACGCCGTGAAAAAAGCCGGTGTAGGAAAAGCGCTTGAACTGCCTGTGCATCTTGCTGATTTGTTTGAGCGAGATGAGCGCTGCACGGTATTGCCAAATGACCTGAAAGCCGTGCAGGCCTTTGTCAGTCAGCATGGCAACCGCGGCAAGCCCCTGTAACCGGCATAAGCTGTCACACATTGAAGCCCGTCTCCTGACGGGCTTTCTCGTTTTCGGATGTCACACTTGTCGTATGTCGAATATGAGGAATCGCCCTTCAAGGACGGGCGATTCGATGAACAAGGAAGTGACAATGCCATTTTTCAAAGGATTGAAACCCGCCGCCTGTTGGATGTTTTTACTTGGCGCCATGGGCATCGCGCATTGGGTGATGGCGGCGCATTCGGCGACACCTGAACCCAGGGGCGCAGTCGCTGGCGCGACGCTAAGACTCAACGCTCAGGAACTGCAATGGATCGCCGAGCACCCGCGAGTCATTGTCGCGTCGAAGCAGTATCCGCTGTACCTGTTCAAGGATGAGCAGGGTCAATGGAGCGGGCTGTACGAAGATGTACTCACACGCATCAGCGCCATGACCGGGCTGCAATTTGAGCATAAAGAAACCTTTTCCACCGAGCAGATGCTGGAGCAACTGGCAAGCGGCGCGGCGAACTTGAGTACGACGTTGTCGATGAATGACGAGCGCAAGGGGTTTCTGGATTTCAGTCACGCGTTCGGTGGCGCAGGTTGGGTATTGATCGGGCGGGCTGGGGAGCCGCCATTGAAATCCCTGGAGCAACTGTCGAGGCGAGTGGTGGTGCTGCCGGCCCGGCACGCCCTCGAATCGATGATTCGCCGTGACTATCCAGCCATCCATTTGCATTCGGTCAAGACCTACGCCGAG
Encoded here:
- a CDS encoding homoserine dehydrogenase, giving the protein MKPVKVGICGLGTVGGGTFNVLQRNAEEIARRAGRGIEVAQIAMRTPKPQFQTTGIAITNDVFEVATNPEIDIVIELVGGYTVARELVLKAIENGKHVVTANKALIAVHGNEIFAKAREKGVIVAFEAAVAGGIPVIKAIREGLSANRINWVAGIINGTGNFILTEMREKGRTFEDVLAEAQALGYAEADPTFDVEGIDAAHKLTILASIAFGIPLQFDKAYTEGITRLTTADVNYAEALGYRIKHLGVARSTAAGIELRVHPTLIPADRLLANVNGVMNAVMVNGDAAGSTLFYGAGAGMEPTASSVIADLVDVVRAMTSDPENRVPHLAFQPDSLSAHPILPIEACKSAYYLRIQAKDHPGVLAQVASILSERGINIESIMQKEVEEHDGLVPMIMLTHRVLEQHMNDAITALETLEGVVGPVVRIRVEHLN
- the thrC gene encoding threonine synthase, with translation MRYISTRGQAPALNFEDVLLAGLATDGGLYVPENLPRFTQEEIASWAGLPYHELAFRVMRPFVAGSIPDADFKKILEETYGVFSHSAVAPLRQLNGNEWVLELFHGPTLAFKDFALQLLGRLLDYVLEKRGERVVIVGATSGDTGSAAIEGCKHCENVDIFILHPHNRVSEVQRRQMTTIFGENIHNIAIEGNFDDCQEMVKASFADQSFLKGTRLVAVNSINWARIMAQIVYYFHAALQLGGPARSVSFSVPTGNFGDIFAGYLARNMGLPINQLIVATNRNDILHRFMSGNQYVKETLHATLSPSMDIMVSSNFERLLFDLHGRNGAAIAGLMDNFKQGGGFSVEQERWTEARKLFDSLAVDDAQTCETIAEVYEQTGELLDPHTAIGVKAARECRRSLDIPMVILGTAHPVKFPDAVKKAGVGKALELPVHLADLFERDERCTVLPNDLKAVQAFVSQHGNRGKPL